The following are from one region of the Ruficoccus sp. ZRK36 genome:
- a CDS encoding sensor histidine kinase, which produces MTNSISSYYVSRDSVRETITESSLPLTADNIYSVIQRDLLRPIFISSMMANDAFLRDWTINGEVDVKQMQRYLEEIRREYGTVTSFFISEKSRNYYYWGGVLKQVDENEPRDVWYFRVREMEKPFEINVDIDMANNDALTVFVNYRVYDYEGNYIGAAGTGLTVNRVNALIEEYEGRFNREIFFVDREGNIILGPSKGRLTTYGNLDAVPGLKKDAQSLTSGTEEQKIRYERDGKTYFLNSRWIPELNWYLMVEQSEDELLSPLRHTLLVNILLSLAITAIVSWMCVSIISLYHKRLRARNEELSAKNAEIEKQKHELQEAATDLEEANDALSAMNREKDEFLGIVAHDLRSPLSTILGLCYILEDEVGEGNSRALEFIKDIENSSLHMQELIGDILDITSIESFHGPVDLEPCVWNSLATDAAERFKSQAATKQINLTTNLDPAGEQEILTRGKWLAICLNNLVNNAIKYSPLGSRVWIETALCEDNVFELRVCDEGPGIPEPEHEKLFQKFSPLSSQPTGGESSSGLGLYIVRKMCQRLGANIELRPGSGNGCCFVIRHPRHTDKRI; this is translated from the coding sequence TTGACCAATAGCATCAGCAGCTACTATGTTTCCCGCGACAGTGTCCGTGAGACCATCACCGAGAGCTCGCTGCCCCTGACGGCGGACAATATCTACTCTGTGATTCAGCGGGACCTGCTCCGGCCGATCTTCATCTCGTCGATGATGGCCAATGACGCGTTTCTGCGTGACTGGACGATCAACGGGGAGGTGGATGTAAAACAGATGCAGCGCTATCTGGAGGAGATTCGGCGCGAGTACGGAACAGTGACCAGTTTCTTCATCTCTGAGAAAAGCCGTAACTACTACTACTGGGGAGGCGTGCTCAAGCAGGTCGATGAGAATGAGCCCCGCGATGTCTGGTACTTCAGAGTGCGTGAGATGGAGAAGCCCTTCGAGATCAACGTCGATATCGACATGGCAAACAACGACGCGCTCACGGTATTCGTGAATTACCGGGTCTATGACTATGAGGGCAACTATATCGGTGCGGCAGGAACGGGGCTCACCGTTAACCGCGTTAACGCCCTGATCGAGGAATATGAAGGGCGATTCAACCGGGAGATATTTTTCGTCGATCGCGAAGGAAACATTATCCTGGGGCCTTCGAAGGGGAGGCTGACGACGTACGGGAATCTGGACGCCGTCCCCGGCCTGAAGAAGGACGCGCAGAGTCTGACGAGCGGCACGGAGGAGCAAAAGATCCGCTACGAACGCGACGGCAAAACCTATTTCCTGAACAGCCGCTGGATCCCCGAGTTGAACTGGTACCTGATGGTGGAGCAGTCGGAGGACGAATTACTCTCGCCTCTGCGGCATACGCTCCTGGTCAACATTCTGCTTTCCTTGGCGATCACGGCGATCGTCTCGTGGATGTGCGTATCGATCATTAGCCTCTACCATAAGCGCCTGCGGGCTCGGAATGAGGAGCTATCAGCCAAAAACGCCGAGATCGAAAAGCAGAAGCATGAGCTGCAAGAGGCAGCCACTGATCTGGAAGAGGCCAATGATGCGCTCTCGGCCATGAACCGCGAGAAGGACGAGTTCCTCGGGATAGTAGCGCACGATCTGCGTAGCCCGCTGAGCACGATCCTTGGCCTCTGCTATATTCTGGAGGACGAGGTCGGCGAGGGGAACTCACGGGCATTGGAGTTTATCAAGGATATTGAAAACAGCAGCCTGCACATGCAGGAGCTGATCGGAGACATCCTCGACATCACCTCGATTGAGAGCTTCCACGGCCCCGTCGACTTGGAGCCCTGCGTCTGGAATAGCCTGGCAACAGACGCCGCCGAGCGGTTCAAGTCTCAGGCTGCGACCAAGCAGATAAACCTTACGACAAACCTGGACCCGGCAGGCGAGCAGGAGATCCTCACGCGGGGGAAGTGGCTGGCGATCTGCCTGAACAATCTCGTCAACAACGCCATCAAATACTCTCCGCTGGGGAGCCGGGTATGGATCGAGACGGCCCTGTGCGAAGACAATGTTTTTGAGCTGCGGGTGTGTGATGAGGGGCCGGGCATCCCTGAGCCTGAGCACGAAAAGCTCTTTCAGAAGTTCAGCCCGCTCTCGTCACAGCCGACCGGGGGCGAGTCCTCCAGTGGTCTGGGGCTGTATATCGTTCGCAAGATGTGCCAGCGCCTGGGGGCAAACATCGAACTGCGTCCGGGATCTGGAAATGGGTGCTGCTTTGTCATTCGCCACCCCCGCCACACCGACAAGCGCATATAG
- a CDS encoding hydroxyacid dehydrogenase translates to MAGPAGLQPTSVSTTEQRILLVINEQEFLSFLPDGLPKDSANVCWKVLFSNEIDRSEWAEILKDFAPTILMTGWSTPALTDEIIESPWFQVKYICNLTGSVRRVVPQLALEKGILVSNWGTLASTPVAEHAILLTLASLRQITRWKDVASKSCEEFHTAKRSLNTMSLSGRSLGLHGFGKVAREIVRLLQSYNLSISCYSSGVPHALMEEHGVEPCESLEELFSGKDIIIECEALTESSRGSVTAHHLSLLPDNAVFVNVGRGPVVDEQALINESKNGRLRIALDVLDAEPPGTDSELLRCDDLIISPHIAGPTRDCYIACGQLALENIERYLAGQPVEARIDMTTYLRST, encoded by the coding sequence ATGGCCGGGCCCGCAGGGCTGCAGCCGACATCGGTTTCCACGACTGAGCAACGGATTTTGCTGGTTATCAACGAGCAGGAATTCCTGAGTTTCCTGCCTGATGGCCTGCCAAAGGACTCTGCGAACGTATGCTGGAAGGTCCTCTTCTCCAACGAGATTGACAGGTCTGAATGGGCAGAAATCCTGAAGGATTTTGCACCGACGATCTTGATGACAGGCTGGTCGACTCCTGCGCTGACGGACGAGATCATCGAGAGCCCCTGGTTCCAGGTGAAATACATCTGTAACCTCACCGGATCAGTGCGCCGAGTCGTCCCCCAACTGGCCCTTGAAAAAGGCATTCTCGTCAGCAACTGGGGCACCTTGGCCAGCACACCGGTCGCAGAACACGCAATTTTGTTAACCCTTGCCAGCCTGCGTCAGATCACGCGCTGGAAGGATGTAGCCAGCAAGTCTTGCGAGGAATTCCATACCGCCAAGCGCAGCCTGAACACCATGAGTCTGAGCGGCCGAAGCCTCGGCTTGCACGGATTTGGCAAGGTCGCCCGCGAGATCGTTCGGCTGCTGCAGAGCTACAATCTCTCCATCAGCTGCTATTCATCTGGTGTACCGCATGCGCTCATGGAGGAGCATGGCGTCGAGCCTTGCGAGAGCCTGGAAGAGCTTTTCAGCGGTAAAGATATTATCATCGAATGCGAGGCACTGACGGAAAGCAGCCGCGGCTCCGTCACGGCGCACCACCTCAGCCTGCTGCCCGATAACGCCGTCTTCGTCAATGTTGGCCGTGGCCCAGTTGTGGACGAGCAGGCATTGATTAATGAAAGTAAAAACGGTCGCCTGCGCATCGCCCTTGACGTGCTCGACGCCGAGCCTCCCGGCACAGATTCCGAGCTACTCCGGTGCGACGACCTTATTATCTCCCCCCATATCGCCGGGCCTACACGCGACTGCTACATCGCCTGTGGCCAGCTTGCCTTGGAGAACATCGAGCGCTACCTGGCAGGGCAGCCCGTCGAGGCACGCATCGACATGACAACCTACCTTCGATCTACCTGA
- a CDS encoding LacI family DNA-binding transcriptional regulator: MAKAAGVHRATVSLAFKNHPSLPQATRDRIQKIAEEMGYRPDPVLSALSAYRSSLQIRSFHGVIAWLAINDDNIKYNWRNLRIFTQYYEGAKERADKYGYQLEVFEMTPDEMSFQRMASILKARNVNGILLCPQPHAHMVLDFKWDDFSFITFGYTLMEPKLHTVTSTQYRSTCMVMEKMHQRGYRKIAFAFSPIHDERTDHNFLAAYLVWQQKIGEKPIIIDFQTNNGPRLKRQLEELAENGNKVEAIVSGSHNTAHMLEQVGVRVPQDVAIACPLMVTTNSSMSGVCEDGINIGRVAVDHLTNMMLRGERGIPERALRIHAEGIWAEGRTLPDLRTPKKKAKKKRTKAS; encoded by the coding sequence GTGGCCAAGGCCGCCGGCGTCCACAGGGCGACGGTTTCGCTCGCATTTAAGAACCACCCCAGCCTCCCCCAGGCTACCCGGGACCGCATCCAGAAGATCGCGGAGGAGATGGGGTACCGCCCCGATCCCGTGCTCTCTGCACTGTCTGCCTACCGCAGCAGCCTCCAGATCCGCAGCTTCCACGGTGTCATTGCGTGGCTCGCCATTAACGACGACAACATCAAGTACAACTGGCGAAATCTCCGAATCTTCACGCAGTACTACGAGGGTGCCAAGGAGCGGGCCGACAAATACGGCTACCAATTGGAAGTCTTTGAAATGACGCCCGACGAGATGAGCTTCCAGCGGATGGCGTCGATCCTCAAGGCCCGCAACGTTAATGGCATTCTGCTCTGTCCGCAGCCCCATGCCCACATGGTGCTCGACTTCAAGTGGGACGACTTTTCATTCATTACGTTCGGCTACACACTGATGGAGCCCAAGCTCCACACCGTGACCTCCACCCAGTACCGCTCGACCTGCATGGTCATGGAAAAGATGCACCAACGCGGGTACCGAAAGATCGCCTTTGCCTTTAGCCCGATCCACGACGAGCGCACCGACCACAATTTCCTGGCCGCCTATCTCGTGTGGCAGCAGAAAATCGGCGAAAAACCGATCATCATCGATTTTCAAACCAACAACGGCCCCCGGCTCAAAAGGCAGCTTGAGGAGCTGGCTGAAAACGGGAACAAGGTCGAGGCCATCGTCAGCGGCTCACATAATACGGCCCATATGCTGGAGCAAGTCGGTGTACGCGTCCCACAAGACGTCGCAATAGCCTGCCCGCTCATGGTAACAACGAACTCGTCCATGTCAGGCGTTTGCGAGGACGGGATCAATATCGGACGGGTCGCCGTCGATCACCTGACGAATATGATGCTGCGCGGCGAGCGCGGCATCCCCGAGCGTGCCCTGCGCATCCATGCCGAGGGGATATGGGCCGAGGGCAGAACCCTCCCTGACCTTCGTACCCCCAAAAAGAAGGCAAAGAAAAAACGCACAAAAGCCTCCTGA
- a CDS encoding LacI family DNA-binding transcriptional regulator — protein sequence MDEETPSVGVTMADVARLAGVHPSTVSRALRGDTRISAEVREQVREVADRLGYRPNPLLTALSSLRHQHSQHKTPTTLAYVLREETHVTDHFKGVKKAATASGFKVEVFTIGSSLSPKRLNQILTYRNILGVILAPLPEAHGSFELDWDKYATVALEYTFLHPRFDRIVPDSFQSVVQVLKQCANYGHRRVGIVLSHAVHERNEGLLVAAYEYHVRRDNRLVLIEPLIVGPEGEEAAIHDWLLRAQPEVVITSNRIMSEVRKCMDTLGLDVPRQIGLVNLNADPVSPEHAGIVLNAQMMGEQAAYHLVHKLHHNQFGVPASPVSIQTYFRWVDGPTLIPAKEMERPAVYDAQQSAPASAE from the coding sequence ATGGATGAAGAAACCCCGAGTGTCGGAGTGACGATGGCTGATGTGGCACGCCTGGCAGGCGTGCATCCCTCCACCGTGTCTCGGGCGCTCAGGGGCGACACTCGCATCAGCGCGGAGGTACGTGAGCAAGTCAGGGAGGTGGCGGACCGACTCGGCTATCGCCCGAATCCGCTTCTCACGGCGCTTTCGTCACTGCGACACCAGCACTCGCAGCACAAGACGCCGACGACGCTGGCCTACGTCCTGCGTGAAGAGACTCACGTCACCGACCATTTCAAAGGTGTGAAAAAGGCGGCCACGGCCAGCGGCTTCAAGGTCGAGGTCTTCACCATCGGCTCCTCGCTTTCACCCAAGCGGCTCAACCAGATACTGACCTATCGCAATATCCTCGGGGTCATTCTCGCGCCCCTGCCCGAGGCCCACGGTTCGTTTGAGCTGGATTGGGATAAGTACGCTACGGTCGCGCTGGAGTATACCTTTTTGCATCCTCGCTTCGACCGTATCGTGCCCGATAGCTTCCAGTCCGTCGTGCAGGTGCTCAAGCAGTGCGCGAACTACGGCCACCGCCGTGTCGGCATCGTGCTCAGCCACGCTGTCCATGAGCGAAACGAGGGCCTGCTCGTGGCGGCGTACGAGTACCATGTGCGCCGGGACAATCGTCTGGTATTGATTGAGCCCCTGATCGTCGGCCCCGAGGGGGAGGAGGCTGCTATCCATGACTGGCTACTGCGGGCACAGCCCGAGGTCGTCATCACCTCTAACCGCATTATGTCGGAGGTGCGAAAGTGTATGGATACATTGGGCCTGGATGTGCCGCGCCAGATCGGGCTCGTCAATCTGAACGCAGACCCGGTCTCACCGGAGCATGCCGGTATCGTCCTGAATGCCCAGATGATGGGCGAGCAGGCTGCCTACCACCTGGTCCATAAGCTCCACCATAACCAGTTCGGGGTGCCAGCCTCACCCGTCTCGATCCAGACTTACTTCAGGTGGGTCGATGGGCCGACGTTGATTCCGGCAAAAGAGATGGAGCGGCCGGCCGTTTACGATGCGCAGCAGTCCGCACCGGCGAGCGCAGAGTAA
- a CDS encoding SGNH/GDSL hydrolase family protein, with product MLNKLPFMRGLATASLFTLPLMAFISPCSAADRFSDRDAVEFTPREGLPNFFNKLDKGEEVTVVYFGGSITAQNGWRVQSAEWLQKEYPDAKIVPVSAAIGGTGSDVGVFRAENDALSHHPDLLFVEFAVNDASKRRDSVIKAMEGIVRKTWEANPETDICFVYTVTKYDSKVLAEGKVKTSTAAMEEVADYYGIPSIHFGMNVAKLEKEGKLVMETKAPMTQVSGDELNEAAELATDEQGRIIFSKDGVHPYPETGHVLYTQVLTRCLEDMSGDAGVLKHSLQDKPLDPQNWEQAQRLSITDNELSGPYVDLTAPGDAMAKRFAERLSPLYQLAPGSELHFKFKGTKVMIYDVIGPRGATLEITLDGKSRKKVRMDGYCTYDRLSILSIGDNLKNEVHEVSIRVLDEPLDKRNILFERNRDKYDANPALYADSFWYPGAIFIVGEMVP from the coding sequence ATGCTCAACAAACTGCCCTTCATGCGCGGCCTCGCCACCGCCTCTCTTTTCACGCTTCCGCTGATGGCCTTCATCAGCCCCTGCTCCGCCGCTGACCGATTCTCCGACCGCGATGCAGTGGAGTTCACGCCTCGGGAGGGATTGCCTAACTTTTTCAACAAGCTCGACAAGGGTGAAGAAGTCACCGTCGTCTACTTTGGAGGCAGCATCACCGCTCAGAACGGCTGGCGCGTACAGAGCGCAGAGTGGCTTCAAAAGGAGTACCCGGACGCCAAAATCGTGCCCGTCTCCGCCGCGATCGGAGGGACCGGCTCCGATGTCGGCGTCTTCCGCGCAGAGAACGATGCCCTCAGCCACCACCCGGACCTGCTCTTCGTGGAGTTCGCGGTCAACGACGCCAGCAAGCGCCGCGATAGTGTGATCAAGGCCATGGAAGGCATCGTCCGCAAGACCTGGGAAGCCAACCCCGAAACCGACATCTGCTTTGTCTATACCGTGACCAAATACGACAGCAAAGTGCTGGCCGAGGGCAAAGTGAAGACCTCGACTGCCGCCATGGAGGAAGTCGCTGACTACTACGGCATCCCCAGCATCCACTTCGGCATGAATGTGGCCAAGCTTGAGAAGGAAGGCAAACTGGTCATGGAGACCAAGGCCCCGATGACTCAAGTCTCCGGCGACGAGCTAAACGAAGCAGCCGAGCTGGCCACCGACGAGCAGGGGCGCATCATTTTCTCCAAGGATGGCGTCCACCCCTACCCCGAGACGGGCCATGTCCTCTACACCCAGGTGCTCACCCGCTGCCTGGAGGATATGAGTGGCGATGCCGGTGTGCTCAAGCACAGCCTGCAGGACAAGCCCCTCGACCCACAAAACTGGGAACAGGCTCAGCGGCTCTCGATCACGGATAACGAGTTGAGCGGCCCCTATGTTGACCTCACCGCACCGGGTGACGCCATGGCCAAGCGCTTCGCCGAGCGCCTCTCCCCCCTCTACCAGCTCGCACCTGGCTCTGAGCTGCACTTCAAATTTAAGGGCACCAAAGTCATGATCTACGATGTCATCGGGCCGCGTGGCGCGACGCTTGAGATCACCCTAGATGGCAAGTCCCGTAAAAAGGTCCGCATGGACGGCTACTGCACCTACGACCGCCTATCCATCCTAAGCATCGGCGACAACCTCAAGAACGAGGTCCACGAGGTCTCCATCCGTGTCCTGGACGAACCGCTGGACAAGCGAAACATCCTCTTCGAGCGTAACCGCGACAAGTACGACGCGAATCCCGCGCTCTATGCGGATAGCTTCTGGTACCCCGGCGCGATCTTCATCGTCGGCGAGATGGTCCCCTGA